Below is a window of Pseudodesulfovibrio sp. 5S69 DNA.
CACTTCGGCGCCGAGGGCAAGGACATGCTGAACTCGTTCCTGGAAGCCATCAAAGAGGCCTCCAAGTAACCGGCCCAAGGCTTGAACGCCGGGCGGCGGGACCACCCCGCCGCCCGGCCATCACAACCGCAAGCAAAGACATGAACAAGACACCCCGGCCCGATCACATCACAGGAATGCGCTGCACCATCTGCGGCAAGACCTACCTCCCCGGCGAGGTGGACTACGTCTGTCCGGACCACGGCAACGAAGGCATCCTGGACATCGAATACGACTACGACGCCATCGGGCGACGAATTTCCCCCCAGAGCCTGGCCCAGGACAGGACATGCAGCCAGTGGCGCTACCGCCCGCTTTTGCCGGTCCTGCCCGACACCCCGGCTCCGGCCGCGAGCGTGGGCTGGACCCCGCTCTACGAGACCGGCCGCCTGGCCAAATCGGTCGGTCTCGGCACCCTGTACGTCAAGGACGACTCCCGCCAGCCCACCGGCTCCCTCAAGGACCGGGCCAGCGCCCTGGCCGTGATGAAGGCGCGCGAGGCCGGCGCGGATATGATCACCACCGCCTCCACCGGCAACGCGGCCGCCGCCCTGGCGGGCATGTGCGCGGCGAGCGACATGGCCTGCACCATCTTCGTGCCCCGCTCGGCCCCGAGGGCCAAAGTAGCCCAGCTTTTGGCCTACGGGGCCAGGGTCTTCCTGGTGGACGGCAGCTACGACGACGCCTTCGAACTGTGCCTGAAGGCCGCGAGGGAATACGGCTGGTACAACCGCAACACCGGCTTCAACCCGTACATGGCCGAAGGCAAGAAGACCGCCGCCTTCGAGATCTGCGAACAGCTCGGCTGGCAGTGCCCGGACGCCGTGTTCGTGGGCGTGGGCGACGGCTGCATCATCTCCGGCCTGCACAAGGGGTTCATGGACATGTTCCGGCTGGGCTGGATCGACCGCCTGCCCCGGCTCATGGGCGTCCAGGCCGAGGGCAGCGACTTCCTGTACCGCTGCTGGAAGGAAGGGGCCGACCCGGTGACCTTTCCGGCCATCCGGGCCCACACCGTGGCCGACAGTATTTCCGCGGGGCTGCCCCGCGACCGCCGCAAGGCCCTGGCCGCGGTCAACGGCACGGGCGGGGCCTTCCTGCGCGTGTCCGACGAGGCCATCCTCGCGGCCATCCCGGAACTGGCCCGCGCCAGCGGCGTGTTCGCCGAACCCGCCGGAGCCTCGCCCCTGGCCGGGCTGCACGCGGCCCTGGACCGGGACCTGGTGGCCGGGGACGAGACCTGCGTGCTGCTCGTGACCGGCTCCGGGCTCAAGGACGTGGACGCGACCATCAAGGCCTGCGACGCCGAGCCCCCGGTCATCGCCCCGACCCTCGGCGCCCTGGAAGACGCCCTGGACAACACTACGCGAAACCAAGAATCATAACTGATAAAGGACGGACAACCATGCTTGACCTGACCATCAACCCGCAGGGCCTGGAAAGCGCCGTGGCCTGCGCGCGCGAGAAGAATATCGTCATCCCCACCCTGGAACAGATGTGCCACCCGGAGAAGATTCCGGCCGCCGTCAAGGAGAAGTTGGGCTCCGTGGGGCTGTGGGACCTCAACCCCCTGAACCTCTTCCGCATCACCTGGAAGAACGAGCCCGCCGTGAGCGGCGGCACGTATGCGGGCGTGAACCACATCGAGTTGCCCTCCTCCCTGACCGGCGTGCCCGCGCGCATCGTCATGCTGGTCGGCAAGTGGTTCCCCACCGGGGCCCACAAGGTCGGCGCGGCCTTCGGCTGCCTGGCCCCGCGCCTGGTCACCGGCCAGTTCGACCCGCGCAGGCAGAAGGCGGTCTGGCCGTCCACCGGCAACTACTGCCGTGGCGGGGCCTACGACTCCAACCTGCTCGGCTGCGAATCCATCGCCATCCTGCCCGAGGGCATGAGCCGGGAGCGCTTCGACTGGCTGTCCCAGGTGGCGGGCGAGACCATCAAGACCCCGGGTTCCGAGTCCAACGTCAAGGAGATCTTCGACAAGTGCTGGGAGCTGCGGAAGAGCGGCGACGACATCATGATCTTCAACCAGTTCGACGACATGGGCAACTACCTGTGGCACTACACCGTGACCGGCCGGGCCATGGTCGAGCTGGTCGAGTCCCTGACCGACGACGCGGACAAGCGGTTCAAGGGCGTGGTCCTGTCCACGGGCTCGGGCGGCACCCTGGCCAGCGGCGACTACCTCAAGCAGCAGTACGCCCACGTCAAGGTGGCCGCCTGCGAGGCCTTGCAATGCCCCACCCTGCTGAACAACGGGTTCGGCGCGCACCGCATCGAGGGCATCGGCGACAAGCACGTGCCCTGGGTGCACAACGTGCGCAACACGGACATGGTCATCGCCGTGGACGACGAGGTGCCCATGAACCTCATCCGGCTGTTCAACGAGCCCGCGGGCGTCAAGGCCCTCAAGGAGCACGGCGTGCCGGACGAGATCGCCGACAACCTGCACCTGCTGGGCATCTCCTCGGTGGCCAACATGATCTCGGCCGTCAAGTTCGCCAAGTACTACGAGTTGGGCGAGGACGACGTGGTCCTGAGCGTGGCCACGGACTCCATGGAGATGTACCAGAGCCGCCTGGCCGAGCTGACCGAGGATAAGGGCGCATACGGCGAAAAGGACGCCGCCTATTCGCGCGGCATGTTGGCCGCCACGGCCATCGACAACATGGAGGAGCTCGGCTACTACGACCGCAAGCGCATCCACAACCTCAAGTACTACACCTGGATCGAACAGCAGGGCATGGCCTTCGAGGACATCCAGGCCCAGTGGTACGACGAGAACTACTGGAAGTCCGTCCAAAAGCTGGCCCCCGAGGTGGACAGGCTGATCAACGAATTCAACGCTCGCACCGGTCTGCTCGAAGGCTAGGAGGGCGACATGCCGAACAAGGAAAAATACTGCAACCTGAGCGTGGCCCTGTGCCAGGAGCTGGTCTCCCTGCCCAGCGTGTCCGGCGAGGAGAACGACGTGGCCAGGGCCCTGGCCGCCGCCATGGAGGCCAACGGCTTCCACAAGGTCACCGTTGACCGCTACGGCAACGTCCTGGGCCGCATCAAGGGCAACAAGCCCGGCCCGTGCATCCTGTTCGACGGGCACATGGACGTGGTCCCCGTGCCCGACCCGTCGGCCTGGACCCAGGCCCCGTTCGGCGGGGACATCGTGGACGGCAAGGTCTACGGCCGGGGCACTTCGGACATGAAGGGCGCCCTGTCCGCCATGGTCGGGGCCGCCGCCTGGTTCGCCAAGGAGACCAGAAGCAAATTCGCTGGCGAGGTCTGCGTGGCCGGCGTGGTCCACGAGGAGCTTTTCGAGGGCATCGCCGCGCGCGAGATATCCCAGGCGGTCAAGCCGGACTTCGTCATCATCGGCGAGGCGTCCGAGCTGAACCTCAAGATCGGCCAGCGCGGCCGCGCCGAGATCGTGGTCGAGACCATGGGCGTACCCGCCCACTCGGCCAACCCGGACGCGGGCGTCAACGCCGTGCACCTGATGACCGACCTGATCCGCGAGATCGCCGACATCGAGGAGCCCGTCCAGGACGTCCTGGGCAAGGGCATCTGCGTGCTCACGGACATCAAGTCCACGCCCTACCCCGGCTCGTCCGTGGTGCCCAGCGGCTGCCGGGCCACCTACGACCGACGCCTGCTGGTGGGCGAGACTCCGGAATCGGTCCTGGCCCCCATCAACGAGGCCATCGCCCGGCTGTCCGCGGCCAACCCGGACTTCAAGGCCAAGGCGTACTTCGCCAAGGGCCGTGAGAAGTGCTATACCGGCGTGCACATCCAGGGCGAACGGTTCTTCCCCGGCTGGCTGTTCGACCAGGACGCCCCCTTTGTGGCCGCCGCCCTGGCC
It encodes the following:
- the thrC gene encoding threonine synthase, with protein sequence MNKTPRPDHITGMRCTICGKTYLPGEVDYVCPDHGNEGILDIEYDYDAIGRRISPQSLAQDRTCSQWRYRPLLPVLPDTPAPAASVGWTPLYETGRLAKSVGLGTLYVKDDSRQPTGSLKDRASALAVMKAREAGADMITTASTGNAAAALAGMCAASDMACTIFVPRSAPRAKVAQLLAYGARVFLVDGSYDDAFELCLKAAREYGWYNRNTGFNPYMAEGKKTAAFEICEQLGWQCPDAVFVGVGDGCIISGLHKGFMDMFRLGWIDRLPRLMGVQAEGSDFLYRCWKEGADPVTFPAIRAHTVADSISAGLPRDRRKALAAVNGTGGAFLRVSDEAILAAIPELARASGVFAEPAGASPLAGLHAALDRDLVAGDETCVLLVTGSGLKDVDATIKACDAEPPVIAPTLGALEDALDNTTRNQES
- a CDS encoding pyridoxal-phosphate dependent enzyme, with the protein product MLDLTINPQGLESAVACAREKNIVIPTLEQMCHPEKIPAAVKEKLGSVGLWDLNPLNLFRITWKNEPAVSGGTYAGVNHIELPSSLTGVPARIVMLVGKWFPTGAHKVGAAFGCLAPRLVTGQFDPRRQKAVWPSTGNYCRGGAYDSNLLGCESIAILPEGMSRERFDWLSQVAGETIKTPGSESNVKEIFDKCWELRKSGDDIMIFNQFDDMGNYLWHYTVTGRAMVELVESLTDDADKRFKGVVLSTGSGGTLASGDYLKQQYAHVKVAACEALQCPTLLNNGFGAHRIEGIGDKHVPWVHNVRNTDMVIAVDDEVPMNLIRLFNEPAGVKALKEHGVPDEIADNLHLLGISSVANMISAVKFAKYYELGEDDVVLSVATDSMEMYQSRLAELTEDKGAYGEKDAAYSRGMLAATAIDNMEELGYYDRKRIHNLKYYTWIEQQGMAFEDIQAQWYDENYWKSVQKLAPEVDRLINEFNARTGLLEG
- a CDS encoding YgeY family selenium metabolism-linked hydrolase, with the translated sequence MPNKEKYCNLSVALCQELVSLPSVSGEENDVARALAAAMEANGFHKVTVDRYGNVLGRIKGNKPGPCILFDGHMDVVPVPDPSAWTQAPFGGDIVDGKVYGRGTSDMKGALSAMVGAAAWFAKETRSKFAGEVCVAGVVHEELFEGIAAREISQAVKPDFVIIGEASELNLKIGQRGRAEIVVETMGVPAHSANPDAGVNAVHLMTDLIREIADIEEPVQDVLGKGICVLTDIKSTPYPGSSVVPSGCRATYDRRLLVGETPESVLAPINEAIARLSAANPDFKAKAYFAKGREKCYTGVHIQGERFFPGWLFDQDAPFVAAALAGLRGAGLEPGLSHYSFCTNGSHYAGEAGIRTLGYGPSRENLAHTIDEHIEVDQLHKVTTGYKALIEALLACE